CAACGCCGAGCGGCTCTACGAGTGGGATATCGTGGGCCGTGGGCACGGCGAACGAAAGGCATCGTACAACATCGGCCCGCGGTTCCCGAACATGCGCCACTGGGAGAGCGGCGAGCGGTTGCAACTCCCATGGGAGAATCAGGTCGGCGAAGTCGACGGCGTCGATGTCGAATTCCACACGAGCAACATTGAACCCGAGCGCGGCCTTGAGCTGCTGCCGGAGTTCTTCACGGCGATCTTCGATCACGCCAACGAGCGGGTTCATCCCGAGTACTTCCGCACTGAACCGCACGAAGCGAGTCGGATGTGGGCGTACGAGCGGTACGTTCGGATTCGTCGCGAATGGGCTGAGAAACTCTCGTCGGCCGGTGTACTGCAGAAGGTTGCACACTACCTGTCTGACCTTGAGGGCGTGAAAGCCGAGCTCCACATTGACAATCAGGAGATCATCAACCACCAGAATCGGCTGTTTCTGAACCCCACGTCGGCCAGCGAACTCTTGCCGGGCCATACCTACGGACGGAAGTTCGAGATCTACCAGCTGAAGGACCCCGATGCGGTCTCGAAAGATCACCCGTCGTACCATCCGAAGGTGGAAGTCTTGGTCAACAAGTCGATGAACGACAATGAGGCATGGGCGTGGGCCGATCGCCACGAAGTGACCGAGCAGATAGAGGAGACGCTATTGAATGCGCTCCACTGGGAAGATATCCCGCTCGGTCCCGACGGAAATGGCGTCTACATAGCCGACGATCACTTCGATGCGGTCGCTCGAGACCAGCCGGTCGAACTCTACGAAGACCCGACACCGCGCCTCGAGGCGAAGTCAGACCACCTGTTGATGACGACGCTTCGAGACATGGGCGAGACCGCTCGCGATGTGTCGGAAACGGTCGCGACCGACGGTGGTGCGACCGTCGACGGTCTCGCCGACCAGCTTGGGAAGCACCCTGCGACGATCTATCGGGCGATCAACGACCTCGGCGAGATCCTCGAACTTGACCACGGCGATATCTCGTTCCGAGCCCGGAAGTATCGCGAGGAACTCCGTGCGCTCGTCGAGTCGGCCGAGTACGCGATCGAGAGCTACGCCGATCGGATGCAGCATCTCATGGGCTTGGCCGATCACGTCGCCGAGTCGTCGCCCTTCCAGGAGTGGCTCGCGAAGAACGGTGCCGACCTCGAGTTCGACGAACATGGCGAACCCCGGCAGATGCGGATCGATACGATCCTCTCCCGGCTGAAGTCGGACAGCTTCGAGAACGTCGCGACAATCGCCAGCGAAGCCCTCGAGAAGTGGTCCCGATCGGGGAATGATCCGACCGAACTCCGTGGCGTCGAGTTCACCTGGAAGACGCCCGGCGGTGGCACTGAAACCGGATTCGTCGGCGCAGTCGCCGACCGCTGAACCGGCCTGCATAGTGGCAACACTACCGGTTTCCCTCTTTTCTACAAGTCTGCTTGAATAACAGCCCTGCTTAGACAAATCTGGTTGGAGCCAGCGCCTCGAAGGTGGGGTCGTCACGGCGATCGCACCGTGACAGCTGCGGGGTCGTTTCGCGCTTCGCGCGAAAGCCCCCTTGGCGGGTGTCCCCAAGGGGACTGCGCCAAAAAATTACAGCGCCCCACCCTCACCTTCGCGCGAAAATCTCCAGTTGAAGCACAGGAAATGGAGGTCCATCTTTACTGTATCTGTCTCTCTTTAGAATATTCCTGTTTGTTTATGTCATTAGAAGTCTGGTTACGCTGCTTCTCTGTTGTATCCTCCATATTATCCTTAAGGACATTGACAACTATTCTCTTATTGACAGATGTCGTTTTTATATAGTAATTTATCATATCGTCTACTTTTTCAGGGTTATCTAAATCATAGCTTCTAGCCATTTCGAGCCATGAATCTAAGGAATCTACCGCTGTATAGTACTGAACAATCTTTTCTGCTTCCTCTTCAGTTAAGCTACCGAGTTTATCAGCATTTGGCTCATATACATTTGTAGGAAAGAAGTCTGTAGGAATCGCTGCATTCGCGCCCCGGCCCTCTGCTCGTTCAATTCCGTTTACAGCAGTAATCTCAGAGTAGAGAGCTTTTCGTAAATTCTCTTTAGATCGCTTTTCCTTTTCTTTTTCTCGCCTTTTTTCTTCTTTGCGCGCATTATTCGAGGATCTCACCAAACCATATGTATAAATCACATATACTAATGTGAGAACAACAACACCTATGGAAGTAACTCCATTTGCAACTGTTGCAATATTACTCGCAAGATTAGGACGGCCCTCTATTATTGCCTGATAAGAAGCATACAGCATTGCTCCACCAATCACTGCAACAAATGCAGCTGTGATCGTTGTAGCAATAAGTAGTACCCTTGAATGTAATATATTAGTCCTCGAATCTTCCATGTTAGATGATATAATGTTGGCAGTATATATTCCCAATGCCCCTAAGGGGGCAGGGCAATTGCGCAGCGCGCGCGCCGCGCTCGCAAAAATTGAGTCGGCGGATATTGGACACTACAGCCGAACTGCCTCGCTGATAGGACGAAACGAGACCTCGATAACTATGATTGTCGACTACACCTACGAGGGTTTATTAGTGAAGGCACAGCCAAACGGGAGCGTCATGCGACACCCACAAGATGACCTGTTGATCGTCTATGCACAGTCAATGCTTGCCCAAGAGCATAGAGGAACGCCGAAGAAGAACGGGCTTTGAATTTGGCAGCCGAGATTGCGGATCAACATGGGCTCGCAGTAAGCGATGCAATTCGCCAGATCAAATAGATCGTGTCGCTAAGTAGATACCGACAAAAATCACATCATCTTACCCTCTTCACCTTATGCAGAATTCCCATTGAAGCACGTGAAGCGGAGGCAATTAACTCGCCAAATACAGTTCCATCGTCAGAAATAAATAAATCAATATAGTTTCTGACACCCTAGATGGATTTCACTACATACTTCGCGGATAATCGATATACATATTAAATATGACAAAAGTAGTATTTCATCGGGTAGATTCGATTATAAAATATAATAGAGGGAGAGAAACCGAGCAAGAGGAACGTTGCGAGTACGAATTCGACCCAGGTGCTTGGGAAGAAACGCATGATAATGATGCCCAACTATATGATCAAGAATTAAATGAAGGGAATGTTTGGAGATGTCCCCATAAACGAAAAGAAGGCCACTCTAAGTGTATATTTCATCTCCCAGTCGATAAAAAGAATGATGACGAGGTCCTCGAATCATTAGTTGAGGAAATTGAGCAACCATCTGGAAAATCGGAAACTCCCACATACAGAAAGCAAACACTTCAGCTAATTGGAGCACGCTTTGGAGAATTTGACATAGGAAAAATTGATATTTTAGATGAAAATACAGACACTCTAGACCTACGCCATGCGCATATCTCTGGGGAGATCCAGTGGAAGGATGTCTCATTTCACCCTTCGCTTCTCTTTGATGGCGCGAATTTTGAGAGCTCACTTATGTTTGATGGAGTCGACTTCACGTCGAATGTATCATTTTCCAATGCGTGCTTTGAAACAAGCTCAGATGATGTTCTTAGCTTCCATGATTGCGTCTTCTACGAAAATATCAACTTTAGCAATACTACAGTAGAACCAACTGCATACTTTACCCAGTCTGAATTCCTAGAGAAGGCTGATTTTTCAGACTGGACAATTCAGCAGGGTGCCTCTTTTCAAATGTCCAAATTCAGAGGAGAGACTAGCTTCAGTAGCTCTACTGTTACTGGTGGATTAGATAAATGGCCAGAAAATTGGGGCATGAACTTCTGGAAAGCGCATTTTGATGGCGAACTCCGGTTCCCACATAGTACGTTTGAACACCCATTAAATTTCAAGTCCACTACGTGTAGTGAAGGAGTGAATCTTATTAATGTAGAATTCCTATCTTTCGGGGACTTTTCAGAAATGGTAAGCTATGGGGAAGTAGATATTAGCAGAAGTACCCTCAGTGAGGGTCTTAGATTTCAGTCAGCGACAATTTCTGGACCAATAGAAATAACAAATATAGATCTACATGACTCCCATTGTAATATAGACTTTGAGAATGCTGAATTATCTAGTGGATCGCTTCACCAGCCCTCACAGGGGTATATTATGTACTTATTTAACGAGGCAGAAGTAGGAGATATTGACTTAAAGCCCGGAACATCCACCTCTTTCTCACTTCTTGATCGTCTCACCGGTGGATTATCTTCCGAGTCAAGTACAGATTTGCTTCAGTACTACTACTTTTTGAATACAGGTTTTAATGGGCTAGATTTCAGTAGATATCATAGAGAACTAGAAGAAACTGGTTGGGTTCTTCATACTATGTCTGGACGGGAATTTGACAATCTCCGATATAGACTAGAAGTAGATCCGTCAGATGACAAGGAACATGATGGACCTGAGGTTCTAAGTTTTAGCATTGATATGTCTAATCCAGACATATTGGGTTCAACGTATTTGAAAGCGAAAAATGGCGCTCAGAAGGTTGGAGACAGCAAATCTGCATCTGAATTCTTTATTCGAGAGATGAAATATAGGAAGAAGCGACACAAACAAGAATTCAAAGTTGCAACTTCAGGCCTAATCTCGACATTTCCGTATGTCTCAGATGAAAAGTCGTCAAACCCAAAAAATCCGCTCAAACCAGGATACAGATGGTTTGTTAATTCTTTCTTAGAATTCACAAGCGGGTACGGAGAACGACTTGGGGTTGTAGTGTTGTATTCTCTTCTGACAATAATTAACTTTGGCCTGATTTTCCCTCTCGCTGGGGGAATAACAAACGGAGAAGATCGTCTTTCCCTATCGGTAGTCGGAAGTAATAGCCATAATTTAGTTGAGGTTCTTTGGCAAAACTTATATTTCAGTTTAGTCACGTTCACTACCCTTGGGAATAACTATCGACCCGTTGGCCCTATAGCTCAAATATTAACGGGTATAGAGTCTCTTCTTGGATCTTTCCTACTTGCCCTACTTGTTTTCAGCCTTGGTCGCAAAGTGACGCGATGATCTTCTAAACTCACGAAGAACACAGTGATAATCGTCGTGATCAATCATCGTATCGTCTTTGTTCCCCCCGGCCCCCTGGGGTTGCACGTCGACAGAATCCGATTCCCGAATATGCACACGAGACGATGAACCTCGTGTGCATATTGAGCGACGATCGCCCCAACCGAGCCCGCAACGAGTTGGGTTGAGTGACAAGATACTCCCGTTTCATAGGCTATGGGCCGCTCGAGATAGACGAAAAAACTAGGATTCAGGGGTTCGTGTGTACGAGTATGCGAATCCGAACCGACGGCGATTACGCCTACCGGAACGACGCGATCGACCGAGCAGCGGACTTCTACAGCTGTAACAAAACGAAAGCCATCGTCTCAGCGTGTGACGATGTGCCGAAATTGGTTGCCGCCGCACGCCAAGTCCTCGAGCGGGACGACCTTACGCTCGAGCAGCGTCGGGAGATTGCGGAGACACTCTCTACTCGAGCTGTGACCTTCGAAATAGAGCAGTCAGTGAACGCCCACCGAGAGTAGAGGCTGTGTTGAAACTCACAGTCGATGATAGGTCTCAGCGGCTATGCTGAATACACAGCACTTATCAGCCAGAGTTCAATCATTAAGTCTTCGTCTAAGGGACCTATTTTCCGTACTCAGCGTCGAACCAGATGAAATCGAAAATCTTGACCATCAAGTCCAATGTCTTGTTGAAGCACTCAATTGCTTCATCACGGGACACGGATTCCATCGATTCTGCGTCAGGGTGAACAATCTTGTTTCTTGTTCGATTCATCTCACAGAACCATTCCCACTCCCCATCATAGCAACTGTCCGTCAATTCCTCACTGTGTGTGTCACTGAAGACGTTCTCTACGATTTGATACCGATTCGGGCCGTTCCTACCTCCATAGGAGTCAAGCGTAGCCTCTGCGTCGTCGAGTGTCTGACCTTGCCACCGGTAGTACAAGAGCATTTGTCGCACCAGAAAATTATCCATTGACGAGACCAGTAGTGGATACATAGCGAGCGTGTTTTTCCGTCGAATAACGTGTTCAGCCTCCCGAAGCAAGTCAATCCATGGTGGGTTTTTCCCGGAAGTTGGTGCTTTCACGTATCTGTACTGGACGTCGATTTGGTCGCCAGTACTGACTGGGTTTCCTTCTTCGGCCCCATCGCGAAGTGTGGCATTGATTGCGACGGATACGCTGTCGGTCGGAGTGATTGTAAGTAGTACACTGTCCCCCAGTGAAGCTCGTGTGAATGCTCCGTCGAGTGATTGTGGAGTGAGTTCTTCGTCGCTATCAGCGAGTTTTGCACTTCTGATCGTGATTGTTTCAATATGGTATCCACGGTCAAGGTTGTGTTGGCCGTATTCTTTTGAGTGGCCGACTTTGACGTCTGTGTAATTCCCTGTAGTTGCACCGCCAAGGGAGAGAGGACTACCGAAGTAGGTTTGTTCACCGATATCTCCATGGAGTTGATAGAGGAACCCGTTTTCTGGCCAGAATCCTGTGGGGCAGTGAGGACATGGGAACAACCGATTGGGGTGGATATCTTGTAGATTGTTTCGCTGGATATCGAGGAAATCTATAGGAGTTTCACATTGTGGGCAGGTAAGGTTTGTTGCGCCTGCCTTTGCGTCTTGCATCATCCGTCTAAGTTGATTTGAGGTTAGCATTTTGTAGATCTCCAGCCGATATATTGTGTCTATGACTTTCTTTTAAGTGTCTTAGTAGTAATATCCTGTTCATTGGGTGAAAGAGTGTTCTACATCAACATGGGGCATGCTATCGGATTATTTCTGGACCGAGCCTCTATATTCAGCACGTCAGCTCTGTCACTTGTGGAGGAGTTCAGCAGAGCAGATTAGAAAATATCCTCGATGGCGATCTTTGCCTGCTTGGTTCCTCGGTGATCGCCGCCGCCATGCCACCGAAGCAGGGGCAACGACGATGCTTTGCACATCTTATCCTTGAGGATCGTACAGCCAGAGCGTCCGTGCGGCCGGTAGACGACGAAACAATACCAGCCGTTGTGACTCCGTAGCTTGTCGTGATATGTCCTGTAGACTTTGAAATTCCCCGGCTGCCCGTCGCTGTGCTTGAGCATCGTGCTCTTGATTTCGACCGGCGTGCCGATCCCAAATCTCGCGTCGTGCCAGCTGGCACGCTCGAGGGTGAACCGACGCTTTTTCGCCATCCGTTTCTCACAGGCGGTCCCGAAGTGGTTCGCTCGTTTACTCCGATTCATGTGTCTCGGTTTCGATGGGCTGGGTCTTCGCCCCGATCAGGACGGAGGCCGTCACCTCTCGGATCTGTTCAACCGCGTTTGCAACGTCTGTTCCTGTGTAGTACAGGAGTTGCGACGACCACATGACGGCGATACAGTACCAGACCCACAGCGGGAACTCGAGCACACCGACCAGTGCGAGCGGAAGGGCGAACACGTTCAGTTTGAGCGCGAGCATGATCGCCGGTAGTTCTCCCAGCCCGGAGACAATCGCGAGCAGGAGACCGATTACGACATCCGCCGAGTGTCGCGAGAGCCGTCGACGGAGGTCCATCATACCACCCTCCGGACGGTTCTCTCACGCGCTCGTCGCGCGCCGATATATATAACCTCCGCGAGGTATCCGCACAGCCCATCGGTCGCTCCGCTCCCTCGGAGCAGAGCGCGTGATGGGCCTCCTCGTATACTAAAGGGGAGTCGGTATCTGTATCCAGCTATCCAACCCCGCGCAGTCATGCGATTACCTCGTTCACTTTGGATACGGTCTCTGCGTGCTTTCCTTCTTGCTTGTATTCGCGCCAGCGCGATCCCACCCATCCGTGGCTGTACGGCACGAACTCGGCGGTTTCACGATTCGTCATGCCTTCCTCTTTGCATCGGATCACGGTCCAAATCGCAGTCTGCCGAACCGCCTCGTCCGGCTCCATATCATCCGTTTCATCGCCGTAGGACGACCACGACCAGTCGCTTGCTTCCTTCGTGTTGTATCGGAGGTCCGTCGGTGGGACTCCCTCAACCTCTCCCTCGATGTCTGCCAGCTGGGCGTTGCGAATCGAGTCGGCGATGACGGCCTTCTTTTGCGAGACCTTCTTGACGATCGTCCCGACGCGCCACAGCATCGGATGAATCGACCGCTCGCCGTGAGCGATGTAGATCAGCGCGCCGCCGTACTTCCGGATCTTGTACACGAGCGGGGCCATCTTCTGCCGGGTTTCGTACCCCTGGGCACCGCTCCCGCTCGCCGCGCTCGAGAACTCGTCACCGATGAAGAGCTTGTCGCGCTGGCTGTGCTCGAGCGGGTCGCCGTCTTGCTGGACCCACTCCATGAGCGTCCCGTAGTCGGGAATCCAGCCGTCTTGTACGTCGCCGTCGTCGTCGACCCACCGATTCTTTTCCTCGAGCGACTGGATGTTCGTCCCGAGTAGCGAGTTCTCCTGGTGGAGTGCTCGCCAGCGCTGTGCGAGCAAGCACGCGAAGTCCGTCTTCCCCGCGCCCATCTCACCCAGCACAACGATCACCGGAGCTGGCCCGTTGACAAGTTCGTCGATTTTCCCGATTGCCTTCAGCCCAGACACGTCCGCTCGCTGGCTGGTGTCGCCGACCATGTGCTTGATAGTCGGCATATCGCCGTTCTCCATGGCTCTCCGGAAGGTTTCAGTCCCTTCCATCAGCCGGATTTGCTCGTGTTTTTCGAGGTCCTTCACGCGGCCGGGCATCTTGTCGGGCCGATCGGCGGCCGTCGGATCGTAGTGAATCGACCGGACTGCGAGTGCTCGAGATACTTTCTCGTCGCGCACAATGCCACCGTGGTCGGCTATCTCCCGCTTCTCCCGGTCGCTGTAGCCTTCTTGATGTT
This portion of the Natrinema salinisoli genome encodes:
- a CDS encoding DNA-binding protein; the encoded protein is MSQVETTPHEIEGRWKWPDWGRGPYDALSSVMLGPPFEGYLEITTEIDGEPWYLEVSYSKSGFAPRLSDGINAERLYEWDIVGRGHGERKASYNIGPRFPNMRHWESGERLQLPWENQVGEVDGVDVEFHTSNIEPERGLELLPEFFTAIFDHANERVHPEYFRTEPHEASRMWAYERYVRIRREWAEKLSSAGVLQKVAHYLSDLEGVKAELHIDNQEIINHQNRLFLNPTSASELLPGHTYGRKFEIYQLKDPDAVSKDHPSYHPKVEVLVNKSMNDNEAWAWADRHEVTEQIEETLLNALHWEDIPLGPDGNGVYIADDHFDAVARDQPVELYEDPTPRLEAKSDHLLMTTLRDMGETARDVSETVATDGGATVDGLADQLGKHPATIYRAINDLGEILELDHGDISFRARKYREELRALVESAEYAIESYADRMQHLMGLADHVAESSPFQEWLAKNGADLEFDEHGEPRQMRIDTILSRLKSDSFENVATIASEALEKWSRSGNDPTELRGVEFTWKTPGGGTETGFVGAVADR
- a CDS encoding pentapeptide repeat-containing protein, with amino-acid sequence MTKVVFHRVDSIIKYNRGRETEQEERCEYEFDPGAWEETHDNDAQLYDQELNEGNVWRCPHKRKEGHSKCIFHLPVDKKNDDEVLESLVEEIEQPSGKSETPTYRKQTLQLIGARFGEFDIGKIDILDENTDTLDLRHAHISGEIQWKDVSFHPSLLFDGANFESSLMFDGVDFTSNVSFSNACFETSSDDVLSFHDCVFYENINFSNTTVEPTAYFTQSEFLEKADFSDWTIQQGASFQMSKFRGETSFSSSTVTGGLDKWPENWGMNFWKAHFDGELRFPHSTFEHPLNFKSTTCSEGVNLINVEFLSFGDFSEMVSYGEVDISRSTLSEGLRFQSATISGPIEITNIDLHDSHCNIDFENAELSSGSLHQPSQGYIMYLFNEAEVGDIDLKPGTSTSFSLLDRLTGGLSSESSTDLLQYYYFLNTGFNGLDFSRYHRELEETGWVLHTMSGREFDNLRYRLEVDPSDDKEHDGPEVLSFSIDMSNPDILGSTYLKAKNGAQKVGDSKSASEFFIREMKYRKKRHKQEFKVATSGLISTFPYVSDEKSSNPKNPLKPGYRWFVNSFLEFTSGYGERLGVVVLYSLLTIINFGLIFPLAGGITNGEDRLSLSVVGSNSHNLVEVLWQNLYFSLVTFTTLGNNYRPVGPIAQILTGIESLLGSFLLALLVFSLGRKVTR
- a CDS encoding DUF7692 domain-containing protein, which gives rise to MRIRTDGDYAYRNDAIDRAADFYSCNKTKAIVSACDDVPKLVAAARQVLERDDLTLEQRREIAETLSTRAVTFEIEQSVNAHRE